One part of the Deltaproteobacteria bacterium genome encodes these proteins:
- a CDS encoding co-chaperone GroES, with protein sequence MKIRPLQDRIIVKRIAEEEKTKGGIIIPDTAKEKPQEGKVIAVGKGKVNEDGKVTPLDVKAGDKVLFGKYSGTEVKIDGEEHLIMREDDILGVIE encoded by the coding sequence CAGGATCGAATTATTGTCAAACGGATTGCAGAGGAAGAGAAAACCAAGGGCGGGATTATTATCCCCGACACCGCCAAGGAGAAACCGCAGGAAGGGAAAGTCATTGCGGTAGGTAAAGGGAAGGTCAATGAGGACGGGAAAGTGACTCCTCTCGACGTGAAGGCTGGCGATAAGGTGTTGTTTGGCAAGTACTCTGGAACCGAAGTGAAGATTGACGGTGAAGAGCACCTGATCATGCGCGAGGATGACATCCTTGGGGTGATCGAATAA